From a single Paenibacillus sp. FSL W8-0426 genomic region:
- a CDS encoding sugar ABC transporter permease, producing MSTTQVSHATTERVAARAAKRRYAHNRAALLFLAPWLVGLLLLTLGPMIASLYISFTDYSILTSPVWVGLENYVTMFTSDKLFGQSLKVTFTYVAVSVPIKLIFALMVALLLNKGIRGLGLYRTVYYIPTLLGGSVAIAMLWRKMLGGDGLLNGLLAMIGIKAPDWVANPKYALYSIVLLSVWQFGSSMIIFLAGLKQIPPEYEEASAVDGAGPVRRFFNITLPILSPVIFFNLVMQLITSFQSFTQAFVISNGSGGPVNSTLMYSLYLYKKGFSFFQMGYASAMAWILVILIGVFTLLVFRSSRLWVHYEDGGKS from the coding sequence ATGAGTACAACGCAGGTCAGCCATGCGACAACCGAACGCGTGGCTGCCCGGGCCGCGAAACGGAGATATGCCCATAACCGGGCAGCTCTCCTGTTCCTCGCCCCGTGGCTGGTAGGTTTGCTGCTGCTGACGCTTGGACCGATGATTGCTTCGTTATATATTTCGTTTACCGACTACAGCATCCTGACCTCGCCTGTATGGGTCGGCCTGGAGAACTACGTTACGATGTTTACGTCGGATAAGTTGTTTGGTCAATCGCTGAAAGTCACCTTTACCTATGTGGCCGTCTCCGTGCCGATCAAACTGATTTTTGCGCTGATGGTGGCGCTCCTGCTGAACAAGGGCATTCGTGGGCTGGGCCTCTATCGAACCGTTTATTACATTCCGACCTTGCTTGGCGGCAGCGTGGCGATTGCCATGCTGTGGCGCAAAATGCTGGGCGGCGACGGCCTGCTGAACGGGCTGCTCGCCATGATCGGCATCAAGGCCCCCGATTGGGTGGCGAACCCGAAGTATGCCCTGTATTCCATCGTGCTGCTGTCCGTGTGGCAGTTCGGCTCGTCGATGATCATTTTTCTGGCTGGACTGAAACAAATTCCGCCCGAGTACGAGGAGGCATCGGCGGTGGACGGCGCAGGCCCTGTACGCCGGTTTTTCAACATCACCTTGCCGATTTTGTCCCCGGTCATTTTTTTCAATCTGGTCATGCAGCTGATCACCTCCTTTCAGTCGTTCACGCAGGCTTTTGTCATCAGTAACGGAAGCGGAGGACCGGTCAATTCCACGCTGATGTATTCCCTGTATTTGTACAAGAAGGGTTTTTCGTTCTTCCAAATGGGTTACGCCTCTGCCATGGCGTGGATTCTCGTTATTCTGATCGGCGTGTTTACTTTGCTCGTGTTCCGCAGCAGCCGCCTGTGGGTGCACTATGAGGATGGTGGAAAATCATGA
- a CDS encoding carbohydrate ABC transporter permease, with translation MIGQRSSTAWVVAKHVMISAIAFVMLYPVLWMLGSSFKPGHMIFTETWFWPKEWNFSNYVSGWTGIQGNPFSRFLTNSVVLSLGAVLGNVISCSMAAYAFARLDFRFKAVCFGLMLMTIMLPHHVTLIPQYILFNHLEWINTYLPLVVPKWLATDAFFIFLMVQFFRGLPKELDEAATIDGCGPVRIYTKVILPLAFPALVTTMIFTFLWTWDDFFSQLIYLSDVSKYTVPLGLRLFLDSSSQSDWGPMFAMSVLSLLPCFIVFIVCQKYFVEGIATSGLKG, from the coding sequence ATGATTGGACAACGCAGCTCTACCGCATGGGTCGTTGCAAAGCACGTAATGATCTCGGCGATCGCCTTTGTCATGCTGTACCCGGTGCTATGGATGTTAGGCAGTTCGTTTAAACCAGGGCACATGATATTCACGGAAACGTGGTTCTGGCCGAAGGAATGGAACTTTAGCAATTACGTGAGCGGCTGGACGGGAATTCAGGGCAATCCGTTTTCCCGCTTCCTGACCAACTCCGTCGTACTGTCGCTGGGCGCCGTGCTGGGCAACGTAATCTCCTGCTCGATGGCTGCTTATGCCTTTGCCAGACTGGATTTCCGCTTCAAGGCGGTGTGCTTCGGGCTGATGCTGATGACGATCATGCTGCCGCATCACGTGACGCTGATCCCGCAGTATATCTTGTTCAACCATCTGGAATGGATCAATACGTACCTGCCGCTCGTCGTACCGAAATGGCTTGCCACGGACGCGTTCTTTATTTTCCTGATGGTGCAGTTTTTCCGCGGGCTGCCCAAGGAGCTTGACGAAGCGGCCACGATCGACGGCTGCGGTCCGGTTCGCATTTATACCAAGGTGATTCTGCCGCTTGCGTTCCCGGCGCTCGTCACCACGATGATCTTTACCTTTTTGTGGACATGGGACGATTTCTTCAGCCAGCTGATCTATTTAAGCGACGTCAGCAAATACACGGTGCCGCTCGGTCTGCGCCTGTTCTTGGATTCCAGCTCCCAATCGGATTGGGGACCGATGTTTGCGATGTCCGTGCTGTCTCTGCTGCCATGCTTTATCGTCTTCATCGTCTGCCAGAAATACTTCGTGGAAGGCATCGCGACCTCCGGGCTCAAAGGGTAA
- a CDS encoding sensor histidine kinase → MRKRSVSLFIRHRLQQSKLTTLMVTCFIAFNLLLVSVIVWLSYQSFSKVTFTEISNARLALLNESTRRGFDFITNVTGTAYSLASNRELSSLLETAGTGRLTQIHQRREVAKILEHTVVVSEGITSVELYTDAFNGVAVTMADRIYPVDTVAADSWYGALENADAAWVPLRENGSGHSLVGYAQRIFDSHGGTVAYVLIRLSREDIVRRFADLPLVLDGQVLLVDTSGSVIMQMGENGADGTAFGNGDSSSAETATVGDAAPWVDQAWLEEHAAHAGDGFEVASAPGGSQLVLYSRPAMLQWRLVQIIPVHMLLTPVRAAGWQVLGVAVIGLLCSAVLAWLFVRGIVRPLRQLIKRMRQLERGNFDTRVELSFTEEYAHLAYGFNHMASRLTDLMDQVREESRAKREAQTSLLEAQIKPHFLYNTLDMIHWRAMDYQARDISRMIVQLSKLLRIGLSGGKLFIRVRDELEHARCYVSIQAERLPFAIDYEERVDPLVRGCYIPKIILQPFIENAVMHGHPADGALQIRVDIQAETSNSEDRLVIRITDNGQGLPDGWVLGKTSGIGVRNVHQRIQLYCGTGYGVQLGTAESGGVRVTLTLPRIESEEQLNLWVGGESA, encoded by the coding sequence ATGAGGAAACGAAGCGTATCCTTGTTTATCCGCCATAGGCTGCAGCAAAGCAAGCTCACCACTTTGATGGTGACTTGCTTTATTGCATTTAATCTGCTGCTTGTGTCGGTGATCGTATGGCTGTCCTATCAGTCGTTCTCCAAAGTGACGTTCACCGAGATCAGCAATGCGCGCCTGGCGCTTCTCAACGAAAGCACGCGCCGAGGCTTCGATTTCATCACGAACGTAACGGGCACCGCATATTCCCTGGCAAGCAACCGGGAGCTGTCCAGCCTGCTGGAAACGGCAGGCACGGGCAGGCTGACGCAGATTCATCAAAGGCGCGAGGTCGCCAAAATACTGGAGCACACCGTAGTCGTGAGCGAGGGGATCACCTCGGTGGAGCTGTACACCGATGCGTTCAACGGCGTAGCCGTGACGATGGCCGATCGCATTTACCCCGTCGATACGGTAGCGGCCGATTCGTGGTACGGCGCGCTGGAAAACGCGGATGCCGCCTGGGTCCCGCTCAGGGAGAACGGATCGGGGCATTCGCTCGTCGGATACGCCCAGCGCATATTCGACAGTCATGGCGGCACGGTAGCTTATGTACTGATCCGGTTAAGCCGGGAGGACATCGTTCGGCGTTTTGCCGATCTGCCGCTCGTATTGGACGGACAGGTCCTGCTCGTGGATACGTCGGGGAGCGTCATCATGCAAATGGGCGAAAACGGAGCGGATGGCACGGCCTTCGGCAATGGCGACTCGTCAAGCGCGGAAACAGCGACGGTGGGGGATGCTGCGCCTTGGGTGGATCAAGCCTGGCTTGAGGAACATGCAGCGCATGCAGGGGACGGCTTTGAGGTGGCGTCTGCCCCGGGCGGCTCGCAGCTCGTGCTCTATTCCCGGCCTGCCATGCTGCAGTGGCGCTTGGTGCAGATCATTCCCGTGCACATGTTATTAACCCCTGTCCGTGCGGCGGGTTGGCAGGTGCTGGGGGTAGCCGTCATAGGGTTACTGTGTTCGGCCGTGTTGGCCTGGTTGTTCGTTCGCGGCATCGTGCGGCCTCTGCGGCAGTTGATTAAACGCATGCGGCAGCTGGAGCGCGGGAACTTCGACACGCGCGTCGAACTTTCCTTTACCGAGGAGTACGCCCATCTGGCCTACGGGTTCAACCACATGGCCTCCCGGTTGACGGATCTGATGGACCAGGTCCGCGAAGAGAGCCGAGCGAAGCGGGAGGCCCAAACGAGCCTGCTGGAGGCGCAGATCAAACCGCATTTTCTCTACAACACGCTCGACATGATCCACTGGCGCGCCATGGACTATCAGGCACGCGACATCAGTCGCATGATCGTGCAATTAAGCAAACTGCTGCGCATCGGACTGAGCGGAGGCAAACTGTTTATTCGCGTGCGGGACGAGTTGGAGCACGCCCGCTGTTACGTGAGCATTCAAGCGGAACGACTGCCGTTTGCCATCGACTACGAAGAGCGGGTCGACCCGCTCGTGCGCGGGTGTTACATTCCGAAGATCATCCTGCAGCCTTTTATCGAAAATGCGGTCATGCATGGCCATCCTGCGGACGGGGCGCTTCAAATTCGGGTGGATATCCAGGCGGAAACAAGTAATTCAGAGGATCGGCTTGTTATTCGCATTACGGATAACGGGCAGGGACTGCCGGACGGTTGGGTGCTGGGGAAAACCTCCGGCATCGGCGTGCGCAACGTGCATCAACGCATCCAATTGTACTGCGGAACAGGGTACGGCGTGCAGCTTGGCACGGCCGAGTCGGGCGGCGTACGGGTGACGCTTACGCTGCCGCGGATCGAGAGCGAGGAACAATTGAATCTGTGGGTAGGCGGTGAGAGCGCATGA
- a CDS encoding response regulator, with translation MKTILLVDDDPHMIRALTHHVDWPSLGLTIAGTAANGADALELFRGVKPDLVMTDIYMPGMTGLEMTQALRSEHPDVPIIILSGYDEFENARAAMRWGVNHFLLKPAEVEEIEAVLREVMLEQDVRERRERLERVYKQEIGRVLPYLRKQFLHELLTTRYRPEEMSRDRMEYVGLSDAGRVRAISLQLGRPEFLTRMKERDWQLLRYGAADIIRETVQTHASMMAERQHIEVIDYSDRVFVLVMLEGDSSAESIQRLLQRMIDQVFTYLKMEMNAGVGGCKGHLCELMDSYLESREALETAEFQGGSRVYCYETDGWQEAPAPDYSIQLRQWSEAWTDMRPDLAEEVWRHIRCLLEKGSGTSMQEVQVVAVSLFDTLTQSWSSRYPRLDPPLAMSDFLRDIQLKYTLQDLICWMDGVIRNWLEQARKETAEKKTNKLVIQVKRYVEEHYAEEISFEAIARGLYVHPKYLSQLFKRVTGENFVSYLNGYRVRKAMELLKTGRYMVYEVSEMTGFRNATYFSQVFKMLTGRSPSEVD, from the coding sequence ATGAAAACGATCCTGCTGGTGGATGACGATCCGCATATGATCCGGGCGCTGACCCATCATGTCGATTGGCCATCCCTTGGCCTGACCATTGCAGGGACTGCCGCGAACGGCGCGGATGCATTGGAGCTGTTTCGCGGCGTGAAGCCGGACCTGGTTATGACGGATATCTACATGCCGGGAATGACGGGACTCGAGATGACGCAGGCGCTGAGGAGCGAGCATCCCGACGTTCCTATCATTATTCTGAGCGGGTACGACGAATTCGAGAATGCACGGGCGGCGATGCGGTGGGGCGTGAACCACTTTTTGCTGAAACCGGCGGAGGTGGAGGAAATCGAGGCCGTGCTGCGCGAGGTCATGCTGGAACAGGATGTGAGAGAGCGGCGAGAGCGGCTGGAGCGCGTTTATAAACAGGAGATCGGACGTGTGCTTCCCTATCTGAGAAAACAGTTCCTGCATGAGCTTCTCACCACGCGGTACCGTCCGGAAGAAATGTCGCGGGACCGAATGGAATATGTCGGATTGAGCGATGCCGGACGCGTTCGGGCCATCAGTCTGCAGCTGGGTCGCCCCGAATTCCTGACGCGCATGAAAGAACGCGACTGGCAATTGCTCAGGTATGGCGCGGCGGACATCATCAGGGAAACCGTGCAAACCCATGCTTCAATGATGGCAGAGAGGCAGCATATCGAAGTGATCGACTACTCGGATCGAGTGTTCGTGCTCGTCATGCTGGAAGGCGATTCTTCGGCAGAGTCGATTCAGCGGCTGCTGCAGCGCATGATCGACCAGGTGTTCACGTATCTCAAAATGGAGATGAACGCAGGCGTCGGCGGGTGCAAGGGTCATTTATGCGAGTTGATGGACTCCTATCTGGAGAGCCGGGAGGCGCTGGAAACGGCAGAATTCCAGGGGGGCAGCCGGGTGTATTGTTATGAAACGGACGGGTGGCAGGAAGCTCCTGCTCCCGATTACTCCATACAGCTTCGGCAATGGAGCGAAGCGTGGACCGACATGCGGCCGGACTTGGCGGAAGAGGTATGGCGCCACATTCGCTGTTTGTTGGAGAAAGGGAGCGGAACGAGCATGCAAGAGGTACAAGTGGTGGCCGTAAGCCTGTTCGATACGCTGACGCAAAGTTGGAGCAGCCGATATCCCAGGCTTGACCCTCCGTTGGCAATGAGCGACTTTTTGCGCGACATTCAGCTTAAATATACGCTGCAGGATCTGATATGCTGGATGGACGGCGTGATTCGGAATTGGCTTGAGCAGGCAAGGAAAGAAACGGCCGAGAAGAAAACCAACAAGCTGGTGATCCAGGTCAAGCGATACGTGGAGGAGCACTATGCGGAAGAGATCAGCTTTGAGGCCATTGCGCGGGGGTTGTACGTTCATCCCAAATATTTGAGCCAACTGTTCAAGCGGGTGACGGGGGAAAACTTCGTCAGCTACCTTAACGGATATCGGGTTCGGAAGGCCATGGAGCTGCTCAAGACGGGAAGATACATGGTGTACGAGGTGAGCGAGATGACGGGGTTCCGCAATGCGACCTATTTCAGCCAGGTGTTCAAAATGCTGACGGGAAGAAGCCCGTCCGAAGTAGACTAA
- a CDS encoding GNAT family N-acetyltransferase has product MVIEEQRFQSKGKTFAIRSAQEGDGEALSALRLRIDGETEHMDREPGEAFIDAIGFEDLIARDTIKPRNLFLVAVADGKIVGYSRCEGSELKRFAHKVEFGVGVAQHYWGYGIGTRLLECSLGWADAQEAIKKVALTVLAANAKARALYEKAGFEVEGVLHNDRRHADGTYHDTIVMGRFRP; this is encoded by the coding sequence ATGGTAATTGAAGAACAGCGGTTCCAGTCAAAGGGCAAGACATTTGCGATCAGGTCGGCGCAGGAAGGAGACGGAGAAGCGTTGTCGGCACTGCGCTTGCGGATTGACGGGGAGACCGAACATATGGATCGCGAGCCGGGTGAAGCGTTTATCGATGCCATCGGTTTTGAAGATCTGATTGCCCGGGATACGATCAAGCCGCGAAATCTGTTTTTGGTGGCTGTGGCGGATGGGAAGATCGTGGGATATTCGAGATGCGAAGGGAGCGAATTGAAGCGGTTTGCGCATAAGGTGGAATTCGGCGTAGGCGTTGCGCAGCATTATTGGGGGTACGGGATTGGTACGCGGCTGCTGGAATGTTCACTTGGTTGGGCGGATGCACAAGAGGCGATTAAGAAAGTGGCGCTGACCGTGCTGGCTGCCAATGCGAAGGCGCGAGCCCTGTACGAGAAGGCGGGGTTTGAGGTGGAAGGCGTGCTGCATAACGACAGGCGGCATGCGGACGGAACGTACCATGATACGATCGTGATGGGAAGATTCAGGCCGTAA
- the iolD gene encoding 3D-(3,5/4)-trihydroxycyclohexane-1,2-dione acylhydrolase (decyclizing) — MTTIRLTMAQALLRYLDQQYISVDGEETKFVKGVIGIFGHGNVTGIGEALEHSPGSLTYLQGKNEQGMVHTAAAYAKQKNRRQIYACTTSIGPGALNMITAAATATVNRIPVLLLPGDNFATREPDPVLQQLEVGSDYTISATDPFKAVSKYWDRIVRPEQLMTALSNAMRVLTDPAETGAVTLALPQDVQAESYDYPAAFFERRVHYLDRRPPVRAALERAAEQIARARRPLLIAGGGVLYAEASAQLAAFAEAFGIPVAETQAGKSALAWDHPLNVGAVGVTGSLAANRLAREADVVIGVGTRFSDFTTASRSAFQHPDVSFVNINLNGMDAAKLGGEAVLADAREGLQALQEALQLRKYRSGYESSEVADLRRQWDAEVDRLYALKHEAGLAQTHALGIINDAIPSSSVIVCAAGSLPGDLHRLWRSAEPKTYHMEYGFSCMGYEVSGAFGVALAEPDREVYALVGDGSYLMLHSELVTSLQEGRKMTILLFNNNGFQCIHNLQREHGSDGFGNEFRYREAGSGRLTGEYMPMDFAAHARSLGAKGYRAENAEQLEQALRAAQAETVTTLIEIPVVPGTNSGGYESWWNVGVPEVSAEGKVVEAHGAMRRNRAKARLI; from the coding sequence ATGACAACGATTCGGCTGACGATGGCTCAGGCATTGCTCCGCTATCTCGACCAGCAATACATTTCCGTGGACGGCGAGGAAACGAAGTTCGTAAAAGGCGTCATCGGCATTTTCGGGCACGGCAACGTGACCGGCATCGGGGAAGCGTTGGAACACAGCCCCGGCAGCCTGACGTATTTGCAGGGCAAAAACGAGCAGGGCATGGTGCATACCGCAGCAGCCTACGCCAAACAGAAGAACCGCAGGCAAATCTATGCCTGCACCACGTCCATTGGACCGGGTGCCTTGAACATGATCACCGCTGCAGCGACGGCTACGGTCAACCGGATCCCTGTGCTGCTGCTCCCGGGAGACAATTTCGCTACGCGGGAGCCCGACCCGGTGCTGCAGCAGCTTGAAGTTGGAAGCGATTACACTATTTCCGCTACCGATCCGTTCAAAGCCGTAAGCAAGTACTGGGACCGCATCGTACGGCCGGAGCAATTGATGACGGCGTTGTCGAACGCGATGCGGGTGCTGACCGACCCGGCCGAGACGGGCGCGGTGACGCTGGCGCTGCCGCAGGACGTGCAGGCCGAGTCATATGATTATCCCGCGGCATTTTTCGAGCGGCGGGTGCACTACCTGGACCGGCGTCCCCCGGTCCGGGCCGCCCTCGAGCGGGCGGCTGAGCAGATCGCCCGCGCACGCAGGCCGCTGCTGATCGCAGGCGGCGGCGTACTGTACGCCGAGGCGTCCGCGCAGCTTGCGGCCTTCGCCGAAGCCTTCGGCATCCCGGTCGCCGAGACGCAAGCCGGCAAAAGCGCCCTGGCATGGGACCATCCGCTCAATGTGGGAGCGGTTGGCGTAACCGGTTCGCTGGCGGCCAACCGGCTGGCGCGGGAAGCGGACGTTGTCATCGGCGTCGGCACGAGGTTTTCGGACTTCACGACGGCGTCGAGGTCTGCTTTCCAGCATCCCGACGTATCCTTCGTCAATATCAACTTGAACGGCATGGATGCCGCGAAGCTCGGCGGCGAAGCGGTGCTGGCCGATGCGCGGGAGGGTCTTCAGGCTTTGCAGGAGGCGCTTCAACTGCGGAAATATCGCAGCGGATACGAGTCATCCGAGGTGGCGGATCTCCGTCGACAGTGGGATGCCGAGGTAGATCGGCTGTATGCGCTCAAGCATGAGGCGGGATTGGCGCAGACGCACGCGCTCGGCATCATCAACGACGCCATTCCATCCTCATCCGTAATCGTCTGCGCCGCGGGGAGCCTGCCCGGTGACCTGCACCGTTTGTGGCGGTCGGCCGAGCCGAAGACGTACCACATGGAGTATGGCTTTTCTTGCATGGGCTACGAAGTGAGCGGCGCGTTTGGGGTAGCCTTGGCCGAGCCGGATCGTGAGGTGTATGCGTTGGTTGGCGACGGCAGTTATCTGATGCTGCACTCCGAATTGGTGACCAGCCTTCAGGAAGGACGCAAAATGACGATTTTGCTGTTCAACAACAACGGCTTCCAATGCATTCACAATTTGCAGCGGGAGCACGGCAGCGACGGGTTCGGCAACGAATTCCGCTATCGCGAGGCCGGATCCGGACGTTTGACCGGGGAGTACATGCCGATGGATTTCGCCGCCCATGCCCGCAGCTTGGGTGCAAAGGGTTATCGGGCGGAGAATGCGGAGCAGCTGGAACAGGCACTTCGGGCGGCGCAGGCCGAGACGGTGACGACATTGATCGAAATTCCGGTGGTGCCTGGCACCAACTCGGGCGGTTATGAATCGTGGTGGAACGTGGGTGTTCCCGAAGTATCCGCAGAGGGCAAGGTGGTAGAAGCACATGGCGCCATGCGGCGGAATCGCGCCAAAGCAAGGCTCATCTAA
- the iolE gene encoding myo-inosose-2 dehydratase encodes MSKLPFRIGIHPINWVGEDVKEHGNDTTCEQILDDIQRLGLTGTEMGRKYPTDRIELKKELDQRGIRLVSQWKSVLFSDPSYRQSELDGYRRHAEFLQSMGSTVISTCEVGGSLHFDPRRTPHEKEVLRLGEPEWQALAEGLNAAGEIAREHGLKLTYHHHGGTAVEQPEEIDKLMELTDPALVHLLYDTGHAYYGGADPLEVLRKHYDRIAYIHLKDVRPQVLAEARAEQSDFVGCIRKGVFTVPGDGCIDFAPIVQELVSRGYNGWAMLEGEQDPAVHNPYEYAKRSLAYIDSLVREPNDTERSPLT; translated from the coding sequence ATGAGCAAGCTTCCATTTCGGATCGGCATTCATCCGATCAATTGGGTCGGCGAGGATGTGAAGGAACACGGCAACGATACGACGTGCGAACAAATTTTGGACGACATTCAGCGTCTCGGGCTGACGGGCACGGAGATGGGGCGCAAGTATCCGACGGATCGGATTGAGCTTAAGAAGGAACTGGATCAGCGGGGCATCCGCCTCGTTTCCCAGTGGAAGTCGGTGCTGTTTTCCGATCCTTCCTATCGGCAGTCCGAACTTGACGGTTACCGCCGCCACGCCGAATTTTTGCAGTCCATGGGCAGCACGGTGATCAGCACATGCGAGGTGGGCGGTTCCCTGCATTTCGACCCACGGCGCACGCCCCATGAAAAAGAGGTGCTGAGGCTGGGAGAGCCGGAGTGGCAAGCCTTGGCGGAAGGGCTAAACGCCGCCGGGGAGATTGCCCGCGAGCATGGTTTGAAGCTGACGTATCATCACCATGGCGGCACGGCGGTAGAACAGCCGGAAGAGATCGATAAGCTGATGGAGCTGACCGATCCTGCCCTGGTTCACCTGCTCTATGATACAGGGCACGCTTATTACGGAGGAGCCGATCCGTTGGAAGTGCTGCGCAAGCATTATGACCGGATCGCTTACATTCACCTCAAAGATGTCCGTCCACAAGTGCTGGCAGAGGCACGGGCGGAGCAGAGCGATTTTGTGGGGTGCATTCGCAAAGGAGTATTCACGGTCCCGGGTGACGGCTGCATCGACTTTGCCCCCATTGTGCAGGAGCTCGTTTCCCGAGGGTACAACGGATGGGCGATGCTTGAAGGGGAGCAGGACCCGGCAGTGCATAACCCTTACGAATATGCAAAGCGTTCCCTGGCGTATATCGATTCTCTTGTCCGGGAGCCAAACGATACGGAAAGGAGTCCGCTCACATGA